Proteins from a single region of Chloroherpeton thalassium ATCC 35110:
- the aspS gene encoding aspartate--tRNA ligase — protein METETSEHLHTHSNPYRSHFCGKLTKAEVETSVKLSGWVHRVRDHGGLIFIDLRDYTGVCQLVLQPEREEIFSLAEHLHVESVITIVGEVIMRSPETVNPSLSTGEIEVVVESLTIESSAEPVPFQIADEGNTSEELRLKYRFLDLRREHLRENILFRSKVTSEIRRFLIDGGFHEIQTPILTVSSPEGARDYLVPSRLHPGKFYALPQAPQQFKQLLMVAGFDKYFQIAPCFRDEDARADRSPGEFYQLDMEMSFITQDDLFVILENLFQHLTKTFTQKSIRQFPFPRIPFRESMDKYGTDKPDVRVPLEIQDLSDFFVDSDFKVFSSNCKPGRCVKALVLKGKGNESRLFYDKAEAHAKEHGSPGLAYIQFKNEGPKGPILKFLKEGELQALKERLGLEQGDVVFFGAGAWEKTCKIMGAMRNYFAPLYPIDKNELAFCWIVDFPMYEYNEDEKKIDFSHNPFSMPQGGMDALTQKDPLDILAYQYDIVCNGIELSSGAIRNHKPEIMYKAFEIAGYGKEEVERSFGHMLNAFKHGAPPHGGIAPGVDRLVMILRDEQNIREVIAFPMNQKAQDLMMGAPAEVAPKQLKELHISLNLPKKEK, from the coding sequence ATGGAAACTGAGACTTCAGAGCATCTTCACACCCATAGCAATCCTTATCGCAGTCATTTTTGCGGAAAACTCACCAAAGCGGAAGTTGAAACCAGCGTGAAGCTTTCGGGATGGGTGCATCGCGTTCGTGATCATGGCGGGCTTATTTTTATCGATTTGCGCGATTACACGGGCGTTTGCCAGCTTGTGCTGCAGCCAGAGCGCGAAGAAATTTTTTCCCTTGCCGAGCATCTTCATGTCGAATCGGTTATCACCATCGTGGGCGAAGTTATTATGCGCTCGCCTGAAACCGTGAATCCGTCACTTTCAACGGGAGAAATTGAAGTGGTGGTGGAAAGCCTAACCATAGAAAGCTCCGCCGAACCTGTGCCATTCCAAATTGCTGATGAAGGCAATACATCCGAAGAGCTTCGTTTAAAATATCGCTTCTTAGATCTTCGCCGCGAGCATTTGCGCGAAAATATTCTTTTCAGAAGCAAAGTGACGAGCGAAATTCGCCGCTTTTTGATCGATGGTGGATTTCACGAAATTCAAACGCCTATTTTGACCGTTAGTTCGCCGGAAGGTGCGCGCGACTATTTGGTGCCAAGCCGTTTGCATCCGGGAAAATTCTACGCATTGCCTCAAGCGCCGCAGCAGTTTAAACAGCTTTTGATGGTTGCCGGCTTCGATAAGTATTTCCAAATTGCGCCGTGCTTCCGCGATGAAGACGCTCGCGCCGATCGCAGCCCAGGAGAATTCTACCAGCTCGATATGGAAATGTCGTTTATCACGCAAGACGATTTGTTTGTTATTCTTGAAAATCTGTTTCAGCACCTAACAAAAACTTTTACCCAAAAAAGCATTCGCCAATTTCCGTTTCCGCGCATTCCATTCCGTGAATCCATGGATAAATATGGCACGGACAAACCCGATGTGCGTGTGCCGCTTGAAATTCAAGATCTCAGCGACTTTTTCGTGGATTCTGATTTCAAGGTTTTTTCCAGCAATTGCAAACCTGGACGCTGCGTGAAGGCGCTTGTGTTGAAAGGCAAAGGCAACGAATCACGACTGTTTTACGATAAGGCAGAAGCTCACGCTAAAGAGCACGGCTCTCCCGGACTGGCGTATATCCAATTCAAAAATGAAGGCCCGAAAGGTCCCATTTTGAAATTCCTAAAAGAGGGTGAATTGCAAGCCTTGAAAGAACGCTTGGGTTTGGAACAAGGCGATGTCGTCTTTTTCGGCGCAGGCGCATGGGAAAAAACTTGCAAAATTATGGGTGCGATGCGCAATTATTTTGCACCGCTTTATCCAATAGATAAAAATGAGCTGGCTTTTTGCTGGATTGTGGATTTCCCAATGTATGAGTACAACGAGGACGAAAAAAAGATAGACTTTTCTCACAATCCGTTTTCGATGCCACAAGGCGGCATGGACGCGCTCACACAAAAAGACCCGTTGGACATTCTCGCTTATCAATACGACATTGTTTGTAATGGCATTGAGCTTTCAAGCGGTGCGATTCGAAACCACAAACCGGAAATCATGTACAAAGCCTTTGAAATTGCCGGTTATGGCAAAGAAGAGGTGGAGCGATCGTTTGGTCACATGCTCAACGCATTTAAGCATGGCGCACCGCCGCACGGAGGCATTGCTCCTGGCGTGGATCGCTTGGTCATGATTTTGCGCGATGAGCAGAACATCCGCGAGGTGATTGCGTTCCCAATGAACCAAAAAGCCCAAGATTTGATGATGGGTGCACCTGCGGAAGTCGCGCCGAAACAGCTCAAAGAACTACATATTTCTCTGAATTTGCCGAAAAAAGAGAAGTAA
- the efp gene encoding elongation factor P → MATTSDLAKGVILRFNGNLHILEEISHHTPGNKRGFYQAKMRNLRNGRIVENKFRSGEAVEIVSTERRKHQYLYQDGLDYVMMDGDTYEQLHISNELIGEQAKFLKESMEVDLVFTTDGEIIQAEVPVFVELEVTETDPTTKDDRANSGTKPATMETGAIIQVPMFVQNGDFIRIDTRTGEYIERAKK, encoded by the coding sequence ATGGCAACGACAAGCGATCTGGCAAAAGGCGTTATCCTACGATTTAATGGCAATCTTCATATTCTTGAAGAGATTTCTCATCACACGCCGGGCAATAAGCGCGGCTTTTATCAAGCCAAAATGAGAAATTTGCGAAATGGTAGAATTGTTGAAAATAAATTTCGCTCAGGCGAAGCGGTGGAAATTGTCTCGACAGAGCGACGCAAACATCAATACCTCTACCAAGATGGGCTTGATTATGTAATGATGGATGGCGACACCTACGAGCAACTGCACATTTCAAATGAGTTAATTGGCGAACAGGCAAAGTTTCTGAAAGAAAGCATGGAAGTCGACCTCGTTTTTACAACGGATGGCGAGATCATTCAAGCAGAGGTGCCCGTTTTTGTTGAGCTTGAGGTAACGGAAACAGATCCGACCACAAAAGACGACCGCGCCAACAGCGGCACCAAACCCGCCACCATGGAAACTGGCGCAATTATTCAAGTTCCAATGTTCGTTCAAAATGGCGATTTTATCAGAATCGACACCCGAACCGGCGAATATATAGAGCGAGCAAAAAAATAA
- a CDS encoding phosphatidylglycerol lysyltransferase domain-containing protein, which yields MSWCRDSISEPSYRRQILPISRTSWISFATLPHSYAFEKIYSEFLAKRHDGFLLRGCPSEVALFLAERGCEVAQTGAEAVLQLNEPHLEKPSLQKLLKQVRKHGNAIEIVLNEENRRKLYAFQMTCRHGNKPQLSDLFRTFPYEACRCFAFVSAQGKWLAAMTLSQQTTKKLHTELMLKHRESPVGVMEALIESVFFLLQAEGFLEWSLSEVPFYHVQQRAPQKLSVTEQTVAAAGEIWKSAYNFDGLFRFKDKFAPVWQPIYLCAYPQLSLILLAEIAFRTGYADLILHDAMQKLPRNPLGFLNS from the coding sequence TTGAGTTGGTGTCGAGATTCGATTTCCGAACCGAGTTATCGCCGCCAAATACTGCCCATTTCCCGAACTTCATGGATTTCCTTTGCAACACTTCCTCATTCATACGCTTTTGAAAAAATCTACTCGGAATTTCTCGCCAAAAGGCACGATGGCTTTTTATTGCGAGGGTGCCCTTCTGAAGTAGCGCTGTTTCTCGCCGAGCGCGGCTGCGAAGTGGCGCAAACCGGCGCAGAAGCTGTGCTGCAATTAAATGAGCCGCATTTGGAAAAACCTTCGCTTCAAAAATTGCTCAAGCAGGTTCGCAAGCACGGCAATGCCATAGAAATCGTGCTGAATGAGGAAAATCGCCGAAAACTTTATGCGTTTCAAATGACTTGCCGCCATGGCAATAAGCCGCAGCTTAGCGATTTGTTCAGAACATTTCCTTACGAAGCGTGCCGTTGTTTTGCGTTCGTATCGGCGCAAGGCAAATGGTTGGCTGCCATGACGCTGAGCCAACAAACCACAAAAAAATTGCACACTGAACTGATGCTCAAACATCGGGAATCGCCTGTCGGGGTGATGGAAGCTTTAATTGAATCGGTGTTTTTTCTCTTGCAAGCGGAAGGATTTTTGGAATGGAGTTTAAGTGAAGTGCCATTTTATCACGTTCAGCAACGCGCGCCGCAGAAATTAAGTGTGACGGAACAAACAGTGGCTGCTGCTGGAGAAATCTGGAAATCTGCTTACAATTTTGATGGTCTATTTCGGTTTAAGGACAAATTTGCTCCTGTTTGGCAGCCTATTTATCTCTGCGCTTATCCACAACTTTCGCTTATATTGCTTGCTGAAATCGCATTCCGAACCGGATATGCCGATTTGATTTTGCACGATGCCATGCAAAAACTACCACGCAATCCGCTTGGATTTTTAAATTCCTAA
- a CDS encoding two-component system sensor histidine kinase NtrB: protein MMNVDASLKNKQIATGALTAILLFISLDIFIGQFRVEISLYDVVGKTIVLVLAAVLLAIVFNASISRKTFFSLFTGFSLYFLGSLVDLYDEFSKNDTYDAFEDIGIPIGMLFICFGLYFWFEETKSESRRRYELAAEAGRVGVWEWNLQTGEFFVDPYLKLMLGYTETDSPQSIDEWKNLTHPDDRKNVDAQTMAYLQGKKVPFRELVHRMTHKNGSQRWLLFRGRLFYDDKGRPYKFLGTETDISDRIELEEQLNHAQKMDAIGKLAEGIAHIFNDHLTVILANAQMLETNLASDKKSISRLKDIETSAIRGAELVKNLLAFSSVKKRESYPIDVNRCVAAVTAILSRAISNQIQIETALCTESLIVDGDEDLINQVLINIGLNATEAMIAGHDAPKPSVLKFSTSMKAVPPSLAQQFHISATDSYVCVSISDTGKGMEKALIERIFEPFYTTKGLEYNTGLGLSISYSAVKEHRGAIQVESQIGQGTTFNIYLPRVVETQAA, encoded by the coding sequence ATGATGAATGTTGATGCCAGCTTAAAAAACAAGCAAATAGCAACCGGAGCCCTGACGGCTATCTTGCTATTTATTTCCCTGGACATCTTTATCGGGCAATTTAGGGTTGAAATTTCTCTTTATGATGTTGTAGGCAAAACGATCGTTTTAGTGCTTGCAGCCGTTTTGCTCGCGATTGTATTCAACGCATCCATTTCTCGCAAAACATTTTTTTCACTTTTCACAGGATTTTCCCTTTACTTTTTAGGTAGCCTGGTGGACTTATATGACGAGTTTAGCAAAAACGATACTTACGACGCCTTTGAAGATATCGGCATTCCCATTGGCATGCTGTTTATTTGTTTTGGCTTGTATTTCTGGTTTGAGGAAACCAAAAGCGAGTCGCGCCGGCGCTACGAATTGGCCGCAGAAGCTGGCCGTGTGGGCGTTTGGGAATGGAATTTGCAAACGGGGGAGTTTTTTGTTGATCCCTATCTAAAATTAATGCTCGGCTACACAGAAACCGATTCGCCGCAAAGCATCGACGAATGGAAAAACCTCACGCATCCTGACGATAGAAAAAACGTGGATGCCCAAACAATGGCTTACCTACAAGGGAAAAAAGTCCCTTTTCGCGAGTTGGTTCATAGAATGACTCACAAAAATGGCAGCCAGCGCTGGCTTTTGTTTCGCGGAAGACTTTTCTATGATGATAAAGGACGGCCTTACAAATTTTTAGGAACTGAAACCGATATTAGCGACCGAATTGAATTGGAAGAGCAGTTAAATCACGCGCAAAAAATGGACGCCATTGGCAAGCTCGCTGAAGGCATCGCCCATATTTTCAATGATCATTTAACCGTGATTTTAGCGAATGCACAAATGCTTGAGACAAATTTAGCAAGCGATAAAAAGAGTATTTCACGCTTAAAGGATATTGAAACCTCTGCCATCAGAGGCGCTGAGTTGGTTAAAAATCTACTTGCATTTTCAAGCGTCAAAAAAAGAGAGTCCTATCCGATTGATGTAAATCGCTGCGTTGCTGCAGTCACGGCCATTTTATCGCGCGCCATCAGCAATCAGATCCAAATAGAAACGGCGTTATGCACCGAATCATTGATTGTGGATGGCGATGAAGACCTGATAAACCAAGTGCTCATAAACATTGGCCTCAACGCAACTGAAGCGATGATCGCAGGACATGACGCACCGAAACCGTCCGTGCTGAAGTTTTCAACTTCGATGAAGGCAGTGCCGCCTTCCCTGGCACAGCAGTTTCATATTAGCGCCACAGATTCGTATGTTTGCGTCAGCATATCCGATACGGGCAAAGGCATGGAGAAAGCGCTGATTGAGCGGATATTTGAGCCATTTTATACAACCAAAGGACTTGAATATAACACAGGACTTGGCCTTTCTATCTCATATAGCGCGGTCAAAGAGCATCGCGGGGCAATTCAAGTTGAAAGCCAAATTGGGCAAGGAACCACGTTTAACATTTATCTTCCACGAGTTGTTGAAACCCAAGCTGCATGA
- a CDS encoding ATP-dependent Clp protease proteolytic subunit: MANINFGFENFAKKELYSSRTESSINNMLVPMVIETSGRGERAFDIFSRLLRERIIFLGTPIDDHSASLIMAQLIYLESEDPERDIFMYINSPGGSVSAGLGLYDTMQYIRPDVSTVCVGMAASMGAFLLASGTAGKRASLPHSRIMIHQPSGGAQGQETDIVIQAREIEKIRRLLEELFAQHTKQDVVKVREDSERDRWMNAQEAKEYGIIDEIFDRRKAPEEAK, from the coding sequence ATGGCCAACATTAATTTTGGTTTTGAAAATTTCGCGAAAAAAGAACTCTACTCATCTCGCACTGAAAGTAGCATCAACAACATGCTTGTGCCAATGGTTATTGAGACGTCAGGACGTGGCGAACGAGCTTTTGATATTTTTTCAAGGCTTTTAAGAGAACGCATTATTTTTCTCGGAACGCCAATAGATGATCACTCAGCAAGCCTCATCATGGCGCAGCTCATTTACCTCGAGTCTGAAGATCCTGAGCGCGATATTTTCATGTACATCAACTCGCCAGGTGGCAGCGTTTCAGCCGGTCTTGGTCTCTACGATACCATGCAATACATTCGCCCCGACGTTTCAACGGTTTGCGTGGGAATGGCTGCCAGCATGGGCGCCTTTTTGCTCGCCAGTGGCACCGCCGGAAAACGCGCCAGCTTGCCGCACTCACGCATTATGATTCACCAGCCGTCGGGTGGCGCACAAGGTCAGGAAACCGACATTGTCATTCAAGCAAGAGAAATTGAGAAAATTCGCCGCTTGCTTGAAGAACTTTTTGCGCAACACACCAAACAGGATGTCGTGAAAGTTCGCGAGGATTCCGAACGCGATCGCTGGATGAACGCTCAAGAAGCTAAAGAATACGGCATTATCGACGAGATTTTTGATCGCCGCAAAGCTCCTGAAGAGGCCAAGTAG
- a CDS encoding ABC transporter permease yields the protein MLAEAIGFLFQVFRIGVPYLLTSLGATYSERGGVINLALDGLILVGAFGATVGQFYTESAFLGIFLAVLLGLLISLLHAYMTITLKANQIVSGVAINILVAGLTQFFLKVIFNSSSNSERIAGIDAPNVLLNPIFIFAIVAVPLSHYIFFYTPYGLRLRATGENAKAVDSLGISVSLMRYSGVLISGVLAALAGAFLAFEQHSFTDGMSAGRGYISLAAMIIGKWQPLGAAAAGLMFAATESMELRLQSEAIPSQLIQALPYLITIVVLIGFIGKSVPPREDGIPYEK from the coding sequence ATGCTTGCCGAAGCCATCGGATTTCTTTTTCAAGTTTTTAGAATTGGTGTTCCATACCTTCTAACTTCTCTGGGCGCAACGTATTCAGAACGGGGCGGCGTGATTAATCTCGCCCTGGACGGCTTAATTTTAGTTGGTGCGTTTGGGGCTACCGTTGGGCAATTTTATACCGAATCGGCTTTTTTGGGTATATTTTTAGCGGTTTTACTGGGTTTGCTCATATCGCTGCTGCACGCCTATATGACCATTACACTCAAGGCAAACCAAATCGTCAGTGGCGTTGCCATCAATATTTTAGTAGCCGGTTTAACCCAATTTTTTCTCAAAGTCATTTTCAATAGTTCGTCGAACTCCGAGCGCATCGCAGGCATCGACGCGCCAAACGTGTTACTTAATCCCATTTTCATTTTTGCGATTGTTGCTGTTCCGCTTTCACACTACATTTTTTTCTACACGCCTTATGGCCTTCGGCTTCGCGCAACAGGCGAAAACGCCAAAGCGGTCGATTCGCTGGGCATTTCTGTTTCGCTCATGCGTTATAGCGGCGTGCTGATTTCTGGCGTATTGGCGGCGTTGGCTGGCGCATTTCTTGCCTTCGAGCAGCATAGTTTTACAGATGGGATGTCTGCCGGGCGCGGCTACATTTCACTTGCTGCAATGATTATCGGGAAATGGCAACCGTTAGGCGCTGCTGCCGCCGGATTAATGTTTGCTGCCACCGAGTCAATGGAACTTCGCCTTCAAAGCGAAGCCATTCCATCGCAATTGATACAAGCGCTGCCTTATTTAATTACAATTGTCGTTTTAATTGGGTTTATCGGCAAATCCGTGCCGCCGCGCGAAGATGGCATTCCCTATGAAAAATAA
- the accC gene encoding acetyl-CoA carboxylase biotin carboxylase subunit: MFKKILIANRGEIAMRIIRTCRELGVNTVAVYSTADTESLHVKYADEAICIGAPSGKDSYLNVSRIIAAAEITNADAIHPGYGFLAENADFAEVCQSSGIKFIGPSAEMIRKMGDKITAKESMKIAQVPVVPGSDGLVEDVSEAKRLAAQIGLPVIIKATAGGGGKGMRIVHKMDDLEKAFVTAQSEAEKSFGNSGVYIEKFVEEPRHVEIQVMGDQYGNVFHLGERDCTVQRRHQKLIEESPSPVMNEALRDKMGDAAVNAAKAIQYEGAGTVEFLVDKYMNFYFMEMNTRIQVEHPVTEEVYDVDLIRDQILVAAGETLAERCYIRKGHSIECRINAEDPDYGFRPSPGVVQVFHTPGGHGVRVETHAYAGYKIPPYYDSMIAKLIVHAADRTQAIERMVRALDEFIIEGIKTTIPFHKRVMQSEVFRSGNFDTSFLEKTKL; encoded by the coding sequence TTGTTTAAAAAGATTCTCATTGCCAATCGCGGTGAAATAGCCATGCGCATTATTCGCACGTGCCGTGAGCTTGGCGTCAATACCGTTGCGGTGTACTCAACTGCCGATACCGAATCGCTTCACGTCAAATATGCGGACGAAGCCATTTGCATCGGCGCACCGTCAGGAAAAGACAGTTACTTAAACGTTTCGCGAATTATTGCCGCTGCCGAAATCACCAACGCCGACGCGATTCACCCCGGTTACGGATTTCTGGCTGAAAACGCAGACTTTGCTGAAGTTTGCCAATCTTCTGGCATTAAATTTATTGGGCCTTCAGCGGAGATGATCCGCAAAATGGGGGACAAAATTACGGCCAAAGAAAGCATGAAAATTGCACAGGTGCCGGTTGTCCCTGGAAGCGATGGCCTGGTGGAAGATGTTTCAGAGGCAAAACGCTTAGCAGCCCAAATCGGACTGCCCGTAATCATTAAAGCCACAGCTGGCGGCGGCGGAAAAGGCATGAGAATCGTTCATAAAATGGATGATTTAGAGAAAGCGTTTGTCACGGCACAATCCGAAGCCGAAAAATCGTTTGGCAATAGCGGTGTCTACATTGAAAAGTTTGTTGAAGAGCCGCGTCACGTTGAAATTCAGGTGATGGGCGACCAATACGGCAATGTGTTTCACCTTGGCGAACGCGATTGCACCGTTCAGCGCCGGCATCAAAAGCTCATCGAAGAATCGCCCTCGCCCGTCATGAATGAAGCGCTTCGCGACAAAATGGGCGACGCAGCGGTAAATGCGGCAAAAGCCATCCAATACGAAGGCGCCGGAACCGTGGAATTTCTGGTTGATAAGTACATGAATTTTTATTTCATGGAAATGAATACCCGCATTCAAGTGGAGCATCCTGTCACTGAGGAAGTTTATGATGTGGATTTGATTCGCGACCAGATTTTAGTTGCTGCTGGCGAGACACTCGCAGAAAGATGCTACATTCGAAAAGGCCATTCCATTGAATGCCGAATTAATGCGGAAGATCCCGACTACGGATTTCGCCCAAGTCCGGGAGTTGTGCAAGTTTTTCACACACCGGGCGGCCATGGCGTAAGAGTTGAAACACACGCGTATGCCGGCTATAAAATTCCGCCGTACTACGATTCTATGATTGCAAAGCTGATTGTTCATGCAGCTGACCGCACGCAGGCAATAGAACGAATGGTTCGTGCTTTGGATGAATTTATCATTGAAGGCATTAAAACGACCATTCCATTCCACAAGCGCGTGATGCAATCGGAAGTTTTTAGAAGCGGCAATTTTGATACTTCGTTTTTGGAGAAAACAAAACTTTAG
- the accB gene encoding acetyl-CoA carboxylase biotin carboxyl carrier protein encodes MNLDDIQKLIKLLDESSLDELKIEEGEFKLTLKRSKETAAVGQSFHHVTAPPSYYPSTHAMAAPQMQPAQPQPTAEQTAPTGGSAAQADTNSQAAKYKEIRSPMVGTFYRAPSPESSPYIQVGDSINPGKVLCIIEAMKLMNEIESDIQGKIVKILVENGQPVEYDQVLFLVEPA; translated from the coding sequence ATGAATCTTGACGACATACAAAAACTCATCAAGCTGCTTGATGAATCAAGCCTTGACGAATTGAAAATTGAAGAAGGTGAGTTTAAACTCACTTTGAAGCGTTCCAAAGAAACTGCTGCTGTAGGCCAATCCTTTCACCATGTAACTGCTCCGCCTTCGTATTATCCTTCCACACATGCTATGGCGGCTCCGCAAATGCAACCGGCTCAGCCACAACCAACAGCCGAACAAACTGCGCCTACCGGAGGCAGCGCTGCGCAGGCAGACACCAATTCTCAGGCCGCTAAATACAAGGAAATTCGGTCACCGATGGTGGGCACTTTTTATAGAGCGCCGTCTCCCGAGTCCAGCCCGTACATTCAGGTTGGCGACTCGATTAATCCCGGAAAAGTGCTGTGCATTATTGAAGCCATGAAATTGATGAACGAAATCGAAAGTGACATTCAGGGCAAAATTGTCAAAATTTTGGTAGAAAACGGACAGCCAGTAGAATATGACCAAGTGCTCTTTCTTGTTGAGCCAGCATGA
- a CDS encoding HU family DNA-binding protein: MTKADLVEKIAAESGLTKADSERALNAFVKTVSAALKSGDSVTLVGFGTFTVMDRSEREGRNPKTGESMTIAAKKVPKFKPGATLKNEVAGSN; encoded by the coding sequence ATGACAAAAGCAGATCTTGTAGAAAAAATTGCCGCTGAGTCTGGGCTAACAAAAGCTGATTCCGAAAGAGCTTTAAATGCTTTTGTAAAGACCGTTTCAGCAGCTCTCAAAAGCGGAGACTCCGTTACTTTGGTTGGCTTTGGCACATTTACCGTTATGGATCGCTCAGAGCGCGAAGGGCGTAATCCAAAAACAGGTGAATCCATGACCATCGCTGCTAAGAAAGTGCCTAAGTTCAAACCAGGTGCAACCTTAAAGAACGAAGTTGCGGGTAGCAATTAA
- a CDS encoding energy transducer TonB has product MRLRFSTALVAIAAIGFSGMLFSGCSGCSKKGDDADLLKPDSAAQVDYLKQYEKTLAEPEQQDKAGLIKKEYSTQEAAPQAEETPTTTAKTTVQDPYDLMEPVLDDLENKLSPIIDRAWRQRGLKGYIEFDLQVGPDGRVAKFNLVHSDVDAATLSTVKAIARSTRFEPHDEKYGNMNTPPLKFLSP; this is encoded by the coding sequence ATGCGTTTGAGATTTTCCACAGCACTTGTAGCGATAGCTGCTATCGGCTTCTCCGGGATGCTCTTCTCGGGATGCTCCGGCTGTAGCAAAAAGGGGGACGATGCAGACCTTTTGAAGCCCGATTCGGCAGCTCAAGTCGACTACTTGAAGCAGTACGAAAAAACGCTTGCCGAACCTGAACAACAGGATAAAGCTGGCTTAATCAAAAAGGAATACAGCACTCAAGAAGCTGCGCCACAAGCAGAAGAAACCCCAACAACAACAGCAAAAACAACCGTTCAAGACCCATACGATCTGATGGAACCTGTGCTTGATGACTTGGAAAACAAGCTCAGTCCAATTATCGATCGCGCTTGGCGTCAGCGCGGCTTGAAAGGCTACATCGAGTTCGACTTGCAAGTTGGCCCAGATGGCCGTGTGGCAAAGTTCAATCTTGTGCACAGCGATGTTGATGCTGCCACACTTTCAACGGTCAAAGCCATTGCTCGTAGCACCCGATTTGAGCCGCATGATGAAAAGTATGGCAACATGAATACGCCACCTTTAAAGTTTTTGTCGCCTTAA